A section of the Haloferax sp. Atlit-12N genome encodes:
- a CDS encoding ABC transporter permease subunit: MVEKNYYVRRIAQALITVWAAITFSFVTVRLIPGGPMDYIAAQIRQRSGGAVSSTRLNQMVEMYSNVNPDKPMLQAYVEYIVSVAQLDFGRSIFYSDPVWSVLGPAIPWTMFVSLFALVIGTIMVFLIGGFLAVHEGDTWDVVGSYFVIFSDAVPYYIVGLVLLFTLGFGTEFFPNGGRYDNALTPGFNIEFMASVLRHAALPIMSFALTSWGGLEFRAHCTRIIGEDYVDVAELRGLPDSRIQLRYIGWNSMLPMYTGLMAGLASLFGGSVIMEQIFRYRGMGFYFYEATMARDYTTVMAAVILFTIVTVVGLLIADFTYGFIDPRAGHTQRESYSRSYRETLQRFVNRLRGGGADETETIDDRIEGNRISASGAMSFDVDSSDFSRGEYIKERIDQSLLTPFRIIWTSPRARVGAIILSIFGFLGLFGPYIVPEVRPMQGPILLQPLENMRYPLGTDDIGRDLLAQQVLATRPMLVMMLSGALVTLGLAIFFGVTSGYLGGVIDKVLMTVTDVMMNIPGLALVIVLAVILEPKSPVFVGFVLAIDNWPRLARQLRSQVLTIRGESHVEASRVLGLPTSSILSKNVMSRLMPMLTMGTVGSMRNILMESVGLYFIGVLPFTTSNWGVVLNIARNGGALSGMDRFHWLLAPILFIVTMTYGLQLFAQGTDRLFNPRLRARHAATVSTDDMEGGSGGSEGGDGPASAAD; encoded by the coding sequence ATGGTCGAGAAAAATTACTACGTGCGCCGGATAGCGCAGGCCCTGATAACGGTCTGGGCGGCGATCACGTTCTCGTTCGTGACGGTTCGGCTCATACCGGGCGGGCCGATGGACTACATCGCCGCGCAGATTAGACAGCGGTCCGGGGGGGCGGTTTCGTCGACCCGCCTCAACCAGATGGTCGAGATGTACTCGAACGTCAACCCGGACAAGCCGATGCTGCAGGCGTACGTCGAATACATCGTATCGGTTGCGCAACTAGACTTCGGGCGGTCTATCTTCTACTCGGACCCGGTCTGGAGCGTGCTCGGACCGGCGATCCCGTGGACGATGTTCGTCTCGCTTTTCGCCCTCGTCATCGGCACCATCATGGTGTTCCTCATCGGCGGCTTCCTCGCCGTCCACGAGGGAGACACCTGGGACGTGGTCGGGAGTTACTTCGTCATCTTCTCCGACGCCGTCCCGTACTACATCGTCGGGCTCGTACTGCTTTTCACGCTCGGATTCGGCACCGAGTTCTTCCCCAATGGGGGGCGGTACGACAACGCGCTCACGCCCGGGTTCAACATCGAGTTCATGGCCAGCGTGCTGCGACACGCGGCGCTGCCCATCATGTCGTTCGCGCTGACCTCGTGGGGCGGCCTCGAGTTCCGCGCGCACTGTACCCGCATCATCGGTGAGGACTACGTCGACGTGGCGGAACTCAGGGGACTGCCCGACAGCCGGATTCAGCTACGGTACATCGGCTGGAACTCGATGCTCCCGATGTACACCGGTCTCATGGCCGGCCTCGCCAGCCTGTTCGGCGGTTCGGTCATCATGGAGCAGATATTCCGCTACCGCGGCATGGGCTTTTACTTCTACGAGGCCACGATGGCGCGGGACTACACGACGGTCATGGCGGCGGTCATCCTCTTCACCATCGTCACCGTCGTCGGCCTGCTCATCGCCGACTTCACCTACGGCTTCATCGACCCGCGCGCCGGGCACACCCAGCGCGAGTCCTACTCGCGGTCGTACCGCGAAACCCTCCAGCGGTTCGTCAACCGCCTGCGAGGCGGCGGCGCGGACGAGACCGAGACCATCGACGACCGCATCGAGGGCAACCGCATCTCGGCGAGCGGCGCGATGAGCTTCGACGTCGATAGCTCCGACTTCTCGCGCGGCGAGTACATCAAAGAGCGAATCGACCAGAGCCTCCTGACCCCGTTCCGCATCATCTGGACCTCGCCGCGGGCGCGGGTTGGCGCGATAATCCTCAGCATCTTCGGGTTCCTCGGGCTGTTCGGGCCGTACATCGTCCCCGAGGTCAGACCGATGCAGGGGCCGATTCTCCTGCAACCGCTGGAGAACATGCGCTACCCGCTCGGCACCGACGACATCGGCCGCGACCTCCTCGCACAGCAGGTGCTCGCGACCCGCCCGATGCTCGTCATGATGCTGTCGGGGGCACTCGTCACGCTCGGGCTCGCCATCTTCTTCGGCGTCACGTCCGGCTACCTCGGCGGCGTCATCGACAAGGTGCTCATGACGGTGACCGACGTGATGATGAACATCCCCGGCCTCGCGCTCGTCATCGTCCTCGCCGTGATTCTCGAACCGAAGAGTCCGGTGTTCGTTGGGTTCGTGCTGGCCATCGACAACTGGCCACGCTTGGCCCGACAGCTTCGCTCGCAGGTGCTCACCATCCGCGGTGAGTCCCACGTCGAGGCCTCGCGCGTGCTGGGACTACCCACGTCGAGCATCCTCTCGAAGAACGTCATGTCCCGGCTCATGCCGATGCTGACGATGGGGACCGTCGGCTCCATGCGGAACATCCTGATGGAGTCCGTCGGCCTGTACTTCATCGGCGTGCTGCCGTTCACGACGAGCAACTGGGGCGTCGTCCTCAACATCGCCCGCAACGGCGGGGCGCTGTCCGGCATGGACCGCTTCCACTGGCTGCTCGCGCCGATACTGTTCATCGTCACGATGACGTACGGCCTCCAGCTGTTCGCGCAGGGGACGGACCGACTGTTCAACCCCCGTCTGCGCGCTCGCCACGCGGCCACCGTCTCGACCGACGACATGGAAGGCGGTAGCGGCGGTTCGGAAGGCGGCGACGGTCCCGCATCGGCCGCGGACTAA
- a CDS encoding ABC transporter substrate-binding protein, whose translation MDSQSSAESDKWISDDEWEDVSPQTRRRLLRNAFGATAGAAALAGCSSGGNEDTPTPLENEGGGGGSTTTEGDSTGQSSGRTLDHIISLAPTNARFNPYGNAANFSFRWYWAMFDQLAVHDKVSNKTKGMVIEDWEYADNGQVAWNVRDSYTWHNGDDLTAEDVATQLKIGKLMQTVHKGYGAQPLYENVETTGKYELTFDLVEPDISREIFEFGHMKRRAWLWAHRDIWGKYAEMFDDATTDSERTSAQQEMMQAVQKNVWDNANVPGNSVWEFVSGEENVAHFEPYDDYVSPFSDAEWSNGEITGDMIDYSLDWHRYPNQQQRTKAMQEGVIDVSYPPESQSARDRLKENGWGPADSLSEDQITPQMRSGAMGVLLNCQSDITGDPRVRKAIHHIVPRKPLVEWVPDYGTYWVEDRIPSGIGQDKEVPWFGGNSNWPSGDLAKLERYAHTEDDVDEQRATELLEAAGFSKSGNRWKDPNGENVTLRFYTATSDEEPMALRFAQIAKSYLDSFGLQTEVTAQEATIRAGKTMESGDWELLFDNWGGAKSGPPFLGFSNSFRVQESLSGQPLPSNDSWAMDRVVEVPYPIGDPTGDLQEVDVINKLNELRTQMSDEERRQKVAEVSWIFNQSLPMMLINEEGGTGGYWLNHDNWATKPPNNNLNPAYRYEIVEIGQYSYCQYMAKMGTEYFHPAEGGQ comes from the coding sequence GAGTGGGAAGACGTATCGCCACAGACACGCCGGCGTCTGCTTCGAAACGCGTTCGGTGCCACGGCCGGTGCCGCCGCGCTGGCCGGTTGTAGCAGTGGTGGTAACGAAGACACGCCGACTCCGCTCGAGAACGAGGGTGGCGGCGGCGGGAGCACGACGACCGAGGGCGATTCGACCGGCCAGTCGTCGGGACGAACGCTCGACCACATCATCTCGCTCGCACCGACGAACGCCCGATTCAACCCGTACGGCAACGCCGCGAACTTCTCGTTCCGGTGGTACTGGGCGATGTTCGACCAGTTGGCCGTCCACGACAAGGTGTCGAACAAGACGAAAGGGATGGTCATCGAAGACTGGGAGTACGCCGACAACGGACAGGTCGCGTGGAACGTCCGCGACAGCTACACGTGGCACAACGGCGACGACCTGACCGCGGAGGACGTGGCGACTCAGCTCAAGATCGGCAAGCTGATGCAGACCGTCCACAAGGGCTACGGCGCGCAACCGCTGTACGAGAACGTGGAGACGACCGGGAAGTACGAACTCACGTTCGATCTGGTCGAGCCAGACATCAGCCGGGAGATATTCGAGTTCGGTCACATGAAGCGCCGCGCGTGGCTCTGGGCGCACCGGGACATCTGGGGGAAGTACGCCGAGATGTTCGACGACGCCACCACCGACTCGGAGCGGACCTCTGCCCAGCAGGAGATGATGCAGGCGGTTCAAAAGAACGTCTGGGACAACGCGAACGTGCCGGGGAACTCCGTCTGGGAGTTCGTCAGCGGAGAGGAGAACGTCGCGCACTTCGAACCCTACGACGACTACGTCAGCCCCTTCAGCGACGCCGAGTGGTCGAACGGCGAGATTACGGGCGACATGATAGACTACAGCCTCGACTGGCACCGCTACCCGAACCAGCAACAGCGGACCAAGGCGATGCAGGAGGGCGTCATCGACGTGAGCTACCCGCCGGAGTCACAGTCCGCCCGTGACCGACTCAAGGAGAACGGGTGGGGGCCGGCCGACAGCCTCTCCGAGGACCAGATCACGCCGCAGATGCGCAGCGGGGCGATGGGCGTCCTGCTCAACTGTCAGAGCGACATCACCGGCGACCCGCGCGTCCGGAAGGCGATTCACCACATCGTCCCCCGGAAGCCCCTCGTCGAGTGGGTTCCGGACTACGGCACCTACTGGGTCGAAGACCGCATTCCGTCCGGCATCGGGCAGGACAAGGAAGTGCCATGGTTCGGCGGGAACTCGAACTGGCCGAGCGGCGACCTCGCGAAGCTCGAACGGTACGCCCACACGGAAGACGACGTGGACGAACAGCGGGCGACCGAACTCCTCGAGGCCGCCGGCTTCTCGAAGTCGGGCAACCGCTGGAAAGACCCGAACGGCGAGAACGTCACCCTGCGGTTCTACACGGCGACGTCCGACGAGGAGCCGATGGCTCTGCGGTTCGCGCAGATCGCGAAGTCCTACCTGGACAGCTTCGGTCTCCAGACCGAAGTGACCGCACAGGAGGCGACCATCCGCGCCGGGAAGACGATGGAGTCCGGCGACTGGGAGCTGCTGTTCGACAACTGGGGCGGCGCGAAGTCCGGCCCGCCGTTCCTCGGCTTCTCGAACTCCTTCCGGGTCCAAGAGTCGCTGTCTGGACAGCCGCTTCCGAGCAACGACAGCTGGGCGATGGACCGCGTGGTCGAGGTGCCGTACCCAATCGGCGACCCGACCGGTGACCTCCAAGAGGTCGACGTCATCAACAAGCTCAACGAGCTTCGGACGCAGATGTCCGACGAAGAGCGCAGACAGAAGGTCGCGGAAGTCTCGTGGATATTCAACCAGTCGCTCCCGATGATGCTCATCAACGAGGAGGGCGGCACGGGTGGCTACTGGCTGAATCACGACAACTGGGCGACGAAGCCGCCGAACAACAACCTGAATCCGGCGTACCGCTACGAAATCGTCGAAATCGGCCAGTACTCCTACTGCCAGTACATGGCCAAGATGGGAACCGAGTACTTCCACCCGGCGGAGGGAGGGCAGTAA